A genomic stretch from uncultured Cohaesibacter sp. includes:
- a CDS encoding alginate O-acetyltransferase AlgF, producing MYKTFHIAFVLIASLLFASGSAKANDSGLYAKALDPNSSFIRVLSSSKAAVRIDSKIYPQLEKGVSPYVVVSPSSVEVVIGEKQGTVEAKPGKFYTIILSNSGELTVIDDQIAVNPAKASLSFYNLTDVSALDFYVPQAKANAVSALAPGHAKTVQLKAPLTLDFAAMADGTKQATVNKVLLERGSGTSIIAENRDGTFHLRSVRNEIAH from the coding sequence ATGTATAAGACATTTCATATCGCATTCGTCCTCATCGCTTCCCTCCTGTTTGCTTCCGGATCAGCAAAGGCAAATGACTCAGGTCTCTATGCCAAGGCGCTGGACCCGAATTCATCCTTTATAAGAGTGCTGTCTAGCAGCAAGGCGGCAGTTAGAATTGACAGCAAGATTTATCCTCAATTGGAAAAAGGCGTTTCGCCCTATGTCGTTGTCTCTCCCAGCTCCGTTGAAGTCGTGATTGGTGAAAAGCAGGGAACCGTGGAAGCAAAACCAGGAAAATTCTACACCATCATATTGAGCAATTCAGGCGAGCTGACGGTGATTGACGATCAGATCGCCGTCAATCCGGCTAAAGCAAGCCTTAGTTTCTACAACCTCACTGATGTGTCCGCACTGGATTTCTATGTACCGCAGGCCAAGGCCAATGCCGTATCGGCGCTTGCCCCCGGTCACGCCAAAACGGTGCAGCTGAAAGCCCCGCTGACCCTTGATTTTGCCGCCATGGCAGATGGCACCAAACAAGCCACTGTCAACAAGGTGCTTCTTGAAAGAGGCAGTGGCACATCCATCATCGCTGAAAATCGGGATGGCACTTTTCATCTGCGCTCGGTTCGCAACGAAATAGCCCACTAA
- a CDS encoding sugar phosphate nucleotidyltransferase, whose translation MTRMRKMVGIYPLVLCGGVGTRLWPLSRSNNPKQFQAINGCEDTTFFQATVSRHVADGFEEPIISVNRSHLGVVKQQLNDIDTNATIIAEPLGRNTGPAVLAAAIHLSLRDPDAVMVVLPSDHIIKGDLNKALKRMVPAAHAGKITLFGIEPRYPETGYGYIVDGGPHEEVAFAQKVSRFVEKPPFEIAEQMMIDRNAFWASGISMFRADVIMEEYRRIDPASFEHVMAAYSNAEYFPDRLELAGEDFARAISGPTEAIVFEKTDRTILAPTDIDWNDVGAWKAFHAVSEKDAQGNYVSGDVVCIDSKGSYIRGSQNRLIAVLGIEDLVIVDTDDALLVTTHDHSQKVKSIISALEEDGRNEVVAHASKTLPWGQAIKMQSGKSFNLTMLRIEPGRTLLFDEMDHYHRLLTFSEGQGVFTNKNGINHFTPGDVVEVKEGETATFRNSGNETAVIVEIQYKVEREEVLDYQKSAVLGVEIRAEEVA comes from the coding sequence ATGACAAGGATGAGAAAAATGGTTGGCATCTATCCATTGGTATTATGTGGAGGGGTGGGGACACGCCTTTGGCCTCTTTCGCGCTCGAATAACCCAAAACAATTTCAAGCAATTAATGGCTGCGAAGACACGACATTCTTCCAGGCAACCGTCTCCAGACATGTTGCAGACGGTTTCGAAGAGCCCATCATCAGTGTGAACAGATCGCATCTGGGCGTCGTCAAGCAACAGCTTAATGATATTGACACAAATGCGACGATTATCGCCGAACCACTCGGCAGAAACACCGGCCCGGCCGTGCTGGCTGCCGCCATTCATCTTTCCCTTCGGGATCCGGATGCGGTCATGGTGGTTCTGCCGTCAGATCATATCATCAAGGGTGACCTCAACAAGGCTCTCAAACGCATGGTGCCTGCAGCTCATGCAGGCAAGATTACCCTGTTTGGTATCGAGCCACGCTATCCGGAGACCGGCTACGGCTACATTGTCGATGGCGGTCCGCATGAAGAGGTGGCCTTTGCGCAAAAGGTATCCCGCTTTGTCGAGAAACCACCTTTTGAAATTGCAGAACAGATGATGATCGATCGCAACGCCTTTTGGGCATCCGGCATCAGCATGTTCCGCGCAGATGTGATCATGGAAGAATATCGCAGGATTGATCCTGCATCCTTTGAACATGTAATGGCGGCCTATTCCAATGCGGAATATTTCCCGGATCGCCTCGAACTGGCTGGCGAAGATTTCGCACGCGCCATCAGTGGCCCGACAGAAGCCATTGTATTCGAGAAAACCGACCGGACAATTCTGGCACCAACCGATATCGACTGGAATGATGTCGGCGCCTGGAAGGCATTTCATGCGGTCAGCGAGAAAGACGCTCAGGGCAACTATGTCTCGGGGGATGTGGTCTGCATTGACTCCAAGGGGTCCTATATCCGAGGCTCGCAGAACCGTCTGATCGCCGTACTCGGCATTGAAGACCTCGTCATCGTGGACACCGACGACGCCTTGCTGGTCACCACCCATGACCACAGCCAGAAAGTGAAATCCATCATTTCTGCTCTGGAAGAAGATGGCCGCAATGAAGTGGTTGCTCATGCATCAAAGACACTGCCATGGGGACAGGCAATCAAGATGCAGTCTGGCAAGAGCTTCAACCTGACCATGCTACGGATCGAACCAGGTCGCACGCTGTTGTTTGATGAAATGGATCACTATCATCGCCTTCTCACATTCTCTGAGGGGCAGGGCGTCTTTACCAACAAGAATGGTATCAATCATTTCACGCCCGGTGATGTGGTGGAAGTCAAGGAAGGGGAAACCGCAACCTTCCGCAACTCCGGCAACGAAACCGCCGTCATCGTCGAGATCCAATATAAGGTCGAACGTGAAGAAGTCCTCGACTATCAGAAATCCGCTGTTCTTGGCGTAGAAATCCGCGCCGAAGAGGTAGCATGA
- a CDS encoding alginate O-acetyltransferase, with amino-acid sequence MTDLKPLYAALLCASLFSGDAEAKGDLSSSAFGCKHLEDVADPRSLEGKSGYFFRIFADLRLHFSFSDVSISNLAQLSEILKAKGTTLIYAPVPTKSQAMPDFLPEQAKLYGYDRKLAARSYQRIIDRLKAANVLAVDLQSPMLAAKSEDGLFFRSDFHWTAQGARLAAKAIADVIKAQPAYASLEKTKFKTRELERMTSFSTLRNNLQRFCKDALPPVESVAYETTKVDQSSGTIDLFGAEAIDPIALVGTSMSNAEAGNFGGFISQYSSLTLTNYAISGGNQFGSILSYMTSREFQENRPRFLIWENPIYNNLGQYGPAPWVELLAAAAQTCQPSLEVQNVVDRQDEFFVNMASVEVASNQAVMVATEDQTIRNLKIEATLANGQHRNIAMHRGDRLRATGRFYFPLQPLEQAPITSLKLIFNRPPEGGSELQLCSY; translated from the coding sequence ATGACCGATTTGAAACCTTTATATGCCGCTCTACTATGCGCCTCCCTATTCTCAGGGGACGCCGAAGCGAAAGGCGATCTTTCATCTTCGGCCTTTGGGTGCAAGCATCTTGAAGATGTGGCCGACCCGCGCTCGCTTGAGGGCAAATCTGGGTATTTCTTCCGGATTTTCGCTGACCTAAGACTTCATTTCAGCTTCTCTGACGTGTCCATCAGCAACCTCGCGCAATTGTCCGAAATTCTGAAGGCCAAGGGCACAACGCTAATCTATGCGCCCGTGCCGACCAAAAGTCAGGCCATGCCGGATTTCCTGCCCGAGCAAGCAAAGCTCTATGGCTATGACCGCAAGCTGGCCGCTCGTAGCTATCAAAGAATTATCGATCGTCTAAAAGCCGCCAATGTTCTGGCTGTCGATCTGCAAAGCCCGATGCTGGCGGCTAAATCCGAAGACGGTCTGTTTTTCCGCTCCGATTTTCACTGGACGGCCCAGGGCGCGCGTCTCGCTGCCAAGGCCATCGCCGATGTGATAAAGGCACAACCCGCTTATGCCTCCTTGGAGAAAACAAAATTCAAAACCCGCGAACTGGAAAGAATGACGTCCTTCTCGACGTTGCGCAACAATCTGCAGCGTTTCTGCAAGGATGCCCTTCCGCCGGTCGAAAGCGTTGCCTATGAGACAACCAAAGTTGATCAATCATCCGGAACCATCGACCTTTTTGGGGCAGAGGCCATCGATCCGATAGCCTTGGTGGGCACTAGCATGTCCAACGCGGAGGCGGGCAATTTTGGCGGCTTTATCAGTCAATATAGCTCCTTGACCCTGACCAACTATGCCATTTCGGGCGGCAACCAGTTCGGCTCCATCCTGTCCTACATGACCTCCCGCGAATTTCAGGAAAATCGCCCGCGCTTTCTCATTTGGGAAAACCCGATCTACAACAATCTGGGACAATATGGACCGGCTCCATGGGTGGAATTGTTAGCCGCCGCTGCCCAGACCTGCCAGCCATCACTCGAAGTGCAGAATGTCGTTGATCGGCAGGACGAATTTTTCGTCAATATGGCGTCTGTCGAGGTCGCGTCCAATCAGGCCGTGATGGTGGCAACTGAAGACCAGACCATACGCAATCTCAAAATCGAAGCGACTTTGGCAAATGGGCAGCATCGCAACATTGCCATGCACCGCGGCGACCGCCTGCGCGCAACAGGCCGCTTCTATTTCCCTTTGCAGCCGCTTGAGCAAGCTCCGATTACGAGCTTGAAATTGATTTTTAACCGGCCTCCCGAAGGCGGGAGCGAACTTCAACTTTGTTCATACTGA
- a CDS encoding nucleotide sugar dehydrogenase: MARISIFGIGYVGTVAAACLARDGHTVIAADVDASKVDSINAGKTPIVENGLEELIASGVASGRLTATTDARKAVLETDASFVCVGTPSAPDGSVGLDYVLSVCTSIGSALSLKESFHSVIVRSTIVPGSMEKSCIPALEASSGLTAGEEFGVGYFPEFLRESTAVEDYYDPGLIVFGALDPKTNAILTEINGQLNCEISSVNLRTAEMIKYTSNCWRAVKITFANEIGNIAKAVGLDGQEVMRVLCSDMKVNMSPYFMRPGFAFGGSCLPKDLRALRFLARSNNVPSPMLDVALSANEAQIRRAEHLIDNLVGRSIGMVGISFKAGTDDLRESPLAALADRLIKKGYDLKIYDPYVQEAYDAALSGAGRGNDYVTNLEERLVSSIDSLIAQSDILLVGNKYSEAVEPLSKAASTLPMVDLARLNSKVKSNGNYEGICW; encoded by the coding sequence GTGGCCAGAATTAGTATTTTTGGTATTGGATATGTTGGAACCGTAGCCGCTGCTTGCCTTGCAAGAGATGGTCATACAGTTATCGCAGCGGATGTTGACGCGAGCAAAGTCGATTCGATCAACGCCGGTAAAACACCAATCGTTGAAAATGGACTGGAAGAGCTCATTGCATCAGGCGTGGCAAGTGGTCGATTGACCGCCACGACGGATGCCCGCAAGGCTGTGTTGGAAACAGACGCTTCCTTCGTGTGTGTTGGCACGCCCAGCGCGCCAGACGGATCTGTCGGTCTGGATTATGTTTTGAGCGTTTGCACCTCAATCGGCAGTGCGCTCTCTCTGAAGGAAAGCTTTCATTCCGTCATTGTACGCTCAACCATCGTGCCAGGCTCGATGGAAAAATCCTGCATCCCGGCGCTGGAAGCATCTTCCGGTTTGACCGCGGGTGAAGAATTCGGCGTCGGCTATTTCCCGGAATTCCTTCGGGAGAGCACCGCAGTTGAAGACTATTATGATCCGGGTCTCATCGTCTTTGGCGCGCTCGATCCAAAAACCAACGCTATCCTGACCGAGATCAACGGTCAGCTGAATTGCGAAATCAGCTCGGTCAATCTGCGCACTGCAGAAATGATCAAATACACCAGCAACTGCTGGCGTGCAGTCAAGATCACCTTTGCCAACGAGATCGGCAACATCGCCAAGGCAGTGGGGCTGGATGGGCAGGAGGTCATGCGTGTCCTTTGCTCTGACATGAAGGTCAACATGTCTCCCTATTTCATGCGCCCAGGCTTTGCCTTTGGTGGCTCTTGCTTACCAAAGGACCTGAGAGCCTTACGCTTCCTGGCGCGATCCAACAATGTGCCATCTCCGATGCTCGACGTTGCTCTTTCCGCAAACGAAGCCCAAATTCGCCGCGCAGAACATCTCATTGACAATCTTGTCGGCCGCTCGATCGGCATGGTCGGCATCAGCTTCAAGGCCGGAACCGACGACTTGCGAGAAAGCCCGCTGGCAGCACTGGCGGATCGTTTGATCAAGAAGGGGTATGACCTCAAGATCTATGATCCCTATGTTCAGGAAGCCTATGACGCAGCACTGAGTGGTGCAGGGCGCGGCAATGACTATGTCACAAATCTTGAAGAACGACTGGTCAGTTCGATTGACTCACTGATTGCCCAGTCCGACATCCTTCTCGTCGGCAACAAATATTCGGAAGCCGTCGAACCTCTCTCAAAAGCTGCTTCAACATTGCCGATGGTCGATTTGGCTCGCCTCAACAGCAAGGTGAAATCCAACGGCAATTACGAAGGCATCTGCTGGTGA
- a CDS encoding glycosyltransferase codes for MVAHIAYIMVMLILALSVPVEVSTNASGAIVVLGIVGTWRYSWVTTNFLRAFWYKRIVFPRRREAAEERYFAKATRAHAFFLTTTFKIAPEISARVYRSIFEAAAYSKGGATIVASVVDASDVRLIKSAFASMPLDMSRVQLVFDRIEGTGKRDALATSLRTIAKHYPSRNDIVIFVDGDSCVPRDVVDRSAPYFLDPSYGAMTTDETSEATGGRLFRDWFNLRFAQRQMMMCSMGISERVLTLTGRMSIFRADLATNAEFIEAVQSDHIDHWRLGRVNFLTGDDKSTWYWLLRNGYKMGYLPDVKTLSIETQPRESFFDSAITLMTRWFGNMLRTNGRALSLGPGRIGFFTWWSILDQRLSMWTTLAGPIGLLLAAILVDPLVLLLYLSWVMLTRYLFCLLISSFREGGFPITYPFLLYFSQTFGALVKSYILFRLDKQKWTRQNTTSKAKTVRTHFMKSNSFSWFLQALTFGWLALGVSWITGLV; via the coding sequence ATGGTGGCTCACATTGCATATATAATGGTGATGCTGATCCTTGCTCTGTCTGTGCCAGTTGAGGTCAGCACCAATGCTTCAGGTGCGATCGTTGTTCTCGGCATTGTCGGAACATGGCGGTACAGTTGGGTCACAACTAACTTCCTTCGTGCCTTCTGGTATAAACGGATCGTGTTTCCCCGGCGGCGTGAAGCCGCCGAGGAACGCTACTTCGCAAAAGCGACGAGGGCACACGCCTTTTTTCTGACGACAACCTTCAAAATTGCGCCGGAAATATCAGCCCGTGTCTATCGCTCTATCTTCGAGGCTGCGGCATATTCCAAAGGCGGCGCAACAATCGTGGCGTCTGTGGTTGATGCGTCGGATGTGCGCCTCATAAAGAGCGCTTTTGCCTCCATGCCTCTGGATATGAGCCGCGTGCAGCTGGTCTTTGACAGGATCGAAGGCACAGGCAAACGCGATGCGCTGGCAACCTCGTTGAGGACCATCGCCAAGCATTACCCCTCGCGCAATGACATCGTCATTTTCGTGGATGGAGACAGCTGTGTCCCCAGGGATGTGGTTGACCGCTCGGCGCCATATTTTCTTGATCCAAGCTATGGCGCCATGACGACGGATGAAACGTCTGAAGCCACGGGTGGGCGCCTGTTCCGCGACTGGTTCAATCTCCGCTTTGCCCAGCGGCAAATGATGATGTGCTCCATGGGCATCAGCGAGCGTGTTCTGACGTTGACCGGTCGCATGTCAATCTTCCGTGCGGATCTGGCAACGAATGCCGAATTCATTGAGGCCGTTCAAAGTGACCATATCGATCACTGGCGTCTGGGACGGGTAAACTTCCTTACCGGCGACGACAAGTCAACTTGGTATTGGCTGCTGCGCAATGGCTACAAGATGGGCTATCTGCCTGATGTAAAGACGCTTTCCATTGAAACACAGCCACGCGAAAGCTTCTTTGACTCAGCGATCACCCTGATGACACGCTGGTTCGGCAATATGCTCAGAACCAACGGGCGGGCCCTGTCGCTCGGTCCGGGCCGCATTGGGTTCTTTACCTGGTGGTCCATTCTTGATCAGCGTTTGTCCATGTGGACGACCCTTGCAGGCCCCATCGGTTTGCTTCTGGCCGCCATTCTGGTCGATCCGCTCGTCCTGCTGCTTTACCTCTCATGGGTAATGCTCACCAGATATCTGTTTTGCCTGCTCATTTCTTCATTCCGGGAAGGGGGCTTCCCGATCACCTATCCATTCCTTCTCTATTTCAGCCAGACCTTTGGTGCGTTGGTCAAAAGCTACATCCTGTTTCGGCTCGATAAGCAGAAATGGACACGCCAGAACACCACAAGCAAGGCGAAAACCGTACGCACTCATTTTATGAAATCAAACTCATTTTCCTGGTTTCTTCAGGCGCTGACCTTCGGTTGGTTGGCTTTGGGAGTTTCCTGGATCACCGGACTTGTTTGA
- a CDS encoding response regulator transcription factor: MTDSSYTIANRKIRLAYIDAEPLIFEGAKALLHGTDFVVVRAMDEFNQTSVEQALSLHPDIVMIRVQNIEEGEVLIDQLGSHNINVPLVFLDADEKLSELFKERGSNFAFLSRTVTSQNFVNAISIVANGGNYIDPHISTKAINGNHALPDKTNTNGKQLEISILSEREKTVLHQVALGHYSKEIAANLDLSIKTIETYKNRAMNKLQLADRASIVRYAVTNGWFDT; encoded by the coding sequence ATGACTGATAGTTCATATACTATTGCAAATAGAAAGATACGGTTAGCCTATATTGATGCAGAACCATTGATATTTGAAGGCGCCAAAGCTCTTTTGCATGGAACCGATTTTGTCGTTGTCAGAGCGATGGATGAATTCAACCAGACGTCTGTTGAGCAGGCTCTCAGCCTGCATCCTGATATCGTCATGATACGAGTTCAAAATATCGAGGAAGGGGAAGTGCTCATAGACCAGCTGGGCAGCCACAACATCAACGTGCCTCTCGTCTTTCTGGATGCAGATGAAAAACTCTCCGAACTCTTCAAGGAACGTGGCTCCAATTTTGCCTTTTTAAGCAGAACAGTGACCTCGCAGAATTTTGTCAATGCGATTTCCATCGTTGCCAATGGTGGAAATTATATCGATCCCCATATTTCCACGAAAGCAATCAATGGCAACCATGCGCTACCTGACAAGACCAATACGAATGGAAAGCAGCTTGAAATAAGCATTCTGAGTGAAAGAGAAAAGACGGTCCTACATCAGGTCGCACTAGGGCACTATTCAAAAGAGATTGCCGCCAACCTGGATTTGAGCATCAAGACCATCGAAACTTACAAGAACCGCGCAATGAATAAATTGCAGCTCGCTGACAGGGCATCCATCGTTCGCTATGCTGTCACCAATGGCTGGTTCGATACGTAA
- a CDS encoding MBOAT family protein gives MVFSSEQFLFLYLPLFLAFYYITPVRFRSWTLVLGSYVFYAWWRVDFLLLLFLVTLWTYGLGLKIQLATSEARKQLFCAIGVIGCLLVLGVFKYLNFFVDSFAALAGMTAQEMGVHWRLILPIGISFYIFQSISYLVDIRRGDAPATKSFIDFAAFIALFPQLIAGPILRFKDLADQIDHREHSVKLFTDGMTRFTIGLAKKILLADSIAPIADTAFASSNPTFGESLLGTVAYTLQLYFDFSGYSDMAIGLGMMIGFRFIENFNRPYISRSITEFWRRWHISLSVWLRDYLYIPLGGNRGSVYRTYLNLFTVMVLGGLWHGASWTFVIWGAWHGGWLALERMTGWVKRADGVWFSLPVTFVIVMIGWIIFRAETVGAAMHIYAGLVGANGFAIRPDFLIGLPQDAFVFLCISALIAALEGKLQSRFGSSSEVEKDTGLMLANDQAGPSAATMLPAVRSMSLTLAISALLVLAVAKLAEQSFSPFLYFQF, from the coding sequence ATGGTATTTTCATCAGAACAATTCCTATTTTTATATTTGCCGCTGTTTCTGGCTTTCTATTACATCACGCCGGTCAGATTCCGCTCGTGGACACTCGTTCTGGGCTCCTATGTCTTTTACGCCTGGTGGCGCGTTGATTTTCTTCTGCTGCTCTTTCTGGTAACGCTGTGGACTTATGGCCTGGGCCTGAAGATCCAGCTTGCGACCAGCGAAGCCAGAAAGCAGCTTTTCTGCGCAATCGGAGTGATTGGATGCCTGTTGGTGCTCGGTGTCTTCAAATATCTCAATTTCTTTGTCGACAGCTTTGCTGCTCTTGCAGGCATGACAGCGCAGGAAATGGGCGTCCATTGGCGCCTGATCCTGCCGATTGGCATTTCCTTCTATATCTTCCAGTCCATCAGCTATCTGGTAGATATCCGTCGCGGAGATGCCCCAGCGACAAAAAGCTTCATAGACTTTGCGGCCTTCATCGCTCTGTTCCCGCAATTGATTGCCGGCCCCATCCTGCGTTTCAAGGATCTTGCTGATCAGATAGACCATCGCGAACATAGCGTGAAACTTTTCACAGATGGCATGACACGTTTCACCATCGGTTTGGCCAAGAAAATTCTGCTTGCCGATAGCATCGCCCCCATAGCAGACACGGCCTTTGCCTCCAGCAATCCAACATTCGGCGAGTCGCTGTTGGGCACCGTTGCCTATACGCTGCAACTCTATTTCGACTTCTCCGGCTATTCCGACATGGCCATCGGCCTTGGCATGATGATCGGTTTCCGCTTCATCGAGAATTTCAATCGGCCCTATATCTCCCGCTCCATTACCGAATTCTGGAGGCGCTGGCATATTTCGCTCTCTGTCTGGCTGCGCGACTATCTCTACATTCCGCTAGGAGGCAATCGCGGCTCTGTATATAGAACCTATCTCAATCTATTCACGGTCATGGTGCTGGGTGGCCTGTGGCATGGCGCCAGCTGGACCTTCGTCATCTGGGGCGCATGGCATGGCGGTTGGCTGGCTCTTGAACGCATGACCGGTTGGGTCAAGCGGGCCGACGGTGTCTGGTTCTCGCTGCCCGTCACCTTTGTCATCGTAATGATCGGCTGGATCATTTTTCGTGCAGAGACGGTCGGGGCGGCCATGCATATCTATGCTGGTCTCGTTGGTGCCAACGGTTTTGCGATCCGTCCGGACTTCCTCATCGGGCTGCCTCAGGATGCTTTCGTCTTCCTTTGCATCAGTGCCTTGATTGCGGCTCTGGAAGGGAAATTGCAGAGCAGGTTCGGCTCGTCCAGTGAGGTGGAAAAAGACACCGGTCTGATGCTTGCCAACGACCAGGCTGGACCCTCGGCCGCCACCATGCTTCCGGCTGTTCGTTCCATGTCTTTGACGCTGGCCATAAGTGCACTGCTCGTGCTGGCCGTCGCCAAGCTGGCGGAACAGAGCTTTTCCCCCTTCCTCTACTTCCAGTTCTAG
- a CDS encoding right-handed parallel beta-helix repeat-containing protein — protein MMVALIRTLALIVAGMAPILLPGEGFSARAEQRLLRALPDPLGDVVELKQQLALAPDLDIFAVSNAVSHIMPSLPQNIWEQGDENLARTPLKGVKKTARKQQLDFLPLDLVLGQVRKQIGSNHHADLRRANPRTDQPVLTLQSGAFTLAEIYSALEKAGNREALSKSDNSYILHYPLFIMSAAKLQLEAGEALTLSTEEGVFVVNIGNFLMRKAQLKGSKERNAVKDFKPFILTALGGGADIVGSALSNLGFGDRTYMRGIDVVSNRLFPIQTQMRLVSNRIVDVGSIEMIGMKQIDIRNNLVINSKDSAFRIRNVESGQLLNNLIVGSRHHGIHLIENPKNLVISGNVISSGQGAGIYASGGVSKAQILDNLLLDNAQDGIALEGAACSEISGNLIYQNGKGGIATTNSLAMHFQKNTLAGNSGAAIAIIGGIATEDRHFLNQNRFIDNETGVLARHSPKLELTGNDFSRQLPVLFSGELKRNLPQYLARAGKLDTGVSGIFTTTSSTAAAVGNGGARQFVLLNLESCKL, from the coding sequence ATGATGGTTGCCCTGATCCGGACATTGGCACTCATAGTGGCTGGAATGGCTCCGATCCTGTTGCCCGGGGAAGGGTTCAGTGCGCGTGCAGAACAGAGGCTCTTGCGCGCACTGCCCGACCCTCTGGGCGATGTCGTAGAGCTCAAGCAGCAATTGGCTCTGGCACCGGATCTGGATATCTTCGCAGTGTCCAACGCTGTATCGCACATCATGCCAAGCCTGCCCCAGAACATTTGGGAACAGGGGGATGAAAATCTGGCAAGAACTCCCCTTAAGGGTGTCAAGAAAACCGCTCGGAAACAACAGCTTGATTTCCTGCCGTTGGATCTTGTGCTTGGGCAGGTCAGAAAGCAGATAGGAAGCAACCATCATGCGGATTTGCGAAGAGCGAACCCGAGAACAGATCAGCCTGTACTGACCTTGCAGAGCGGGGCCTTTACGCTGGCCGAAATCTATTCTGCACTTGAGAAAGCTGGCAATCGTGAAGCGCTGTCCAAGAGTGACAATAGCTACATATTGCACTATCCGCTTTTCATCATGTCGGCCGCAAAATTGCAGTTAGAAGCCGGAGAAGCCCTGACCCTCTCGACAGAAGAAGGCGTTTTCGTCGTCAATATCGGCAACTTCCTGATGCGCAAGGCCCAACTCAAAGGCAGCAAAGAGCGCAATGCCGTCAAGGATTTCAAACCGTTCATCCTGACCGCTCTTGGCGGCGGGGCGGACATCGTTGGCAGCGCGCTTTCCAATCTGGGCTTTGGTGACCGCACCTATATGCGCGGCATCGATGTGGTTTCCAATCGACTCTTTCCAATCCAGACCCAAATGCGTCTGGTATCCAATCGCATTGTCGATGTCGGCTCCATCGAGATGATCGGCATGAAGCAGATTGATATTCGCAACAATCTCGTCATCAACAGCAAGGATTCTGCGTTTCGCATCCGCAATGTCGAAAGCGGGCAACTCCTGAACAATCTCATTGTCGGCAGCCGGCATCATGGTATCCACCTGATCGAGAATCCGAAAAATCTGGTGATCAGTGGCAATGTCATCTCCAGCGGGCAGGGCGCAGGCATCTATGCTTCCGGGGGTGTTTCCAAAGCGCAGATACTGGACAATCTGCTGCTAGATAACGCTCAGGATGGCATAGCCCTTGAAGGGGCAGCATGCTCTGAGATTTCCGGTAATTTGATCTATCAGAATGGCAAGGGAGGGATTGCAACGACCAACAGCCTTGCCATGCATTTCCAGAAAAACACTCTGGCTGGCAATAGTGGTGCGGCCATTGCCATCATCGGCGGCATCGCCACCGAAGACCGTCATTTTTTGAACCAAAACCGTTTCATAGACAATGAGACTGGTGTGCTGGCGCGCCATTCTCCCAAGCTCGAGCTGACTGGCAATGATTTTTCCAGACAGCTGCCGGTTCTATTCTCCGGCGAGCTGAAACGCAATTTGCCTCAATATTTAGCCCGTGCAGGAAAACTCGATACCGGGGTTTCCGGAATATTCACGACCACCAGTTCAACAGCAGCCGCTGTCGGCAATGGTGGGGCTCGTCAATTTGTTCTTCTCAATCTGGAAAGCTGTAAGCTCTAG